Proteins from one Pongo abelii isolate AG06213 chromosome 19, NHGRI_mPonAbe1-v2.0_pri, whole genome shotgun sequence genomic window:
- the CCDC182 gene encoding coiled-coil domain-containing protein 182: MEPLYQAGSILMTVNTLQGKKMVESGLQSGDLSLSQSWPSCLPPPADLEILQQKVAGVQRELEDFKKEALKSIHYLEDAFCEMNGALVQQEEQAARVRQRLREEEDRGIVRNKVLTFLLPREKQLREHCKRLEDLLLDRGRDTLRATKKSQAD; encoded by the coding sequence ATGGAACCCCTCTACCAGGCTGGGTCCATTCTCATGACGGTGAATACCCTACAGGGGAAGAAAATGGTAGAGAGTGGCCTCCAGTCTGGAGACCTTTCCTTGTCCCAGTCATGgccctcctgcctcccaccaccCGCTGACTTGGAAATCCTGCAGCAGAAGGTGGCCGGGGTGCAACGGGAACTGGAGGACTTTAAGAAAGAGGCATTGAAGTCCATCCATTACCTTGAAGACGCCTTCTGCGAGATGAATGGAGCCCTGGTGCAACAGGAGGAGCAGGCGGCTCGCGTGAGGCAGCGGCTAAGGGAGGAGGAGGACCGTGGCATCGTGCGCAACAAGGTTCTCACCTTCCTGCTGCCGCGCGAGAAACAGCTCCGGGAGCACTGCAAGCGGCTGGAGGACCTGCTGCTGGACAGGGGCCGTGACACCCTACGTGCCACCAAGAAGAGCCAGGCTGACTGA